A genomic window from Candidatus Bathyarchaeota archaeon includes:
- a CDS encoding aspartate aminotransferase family protein, with amino-acid sequence MTEKKQLSKRIISIPGPKTQSWIKRYYDVFGSHSNISIESAEGCTFQDVDGNRFLVLANSTDIAGYSNHKILGAAEKQLKKNISRAAGSPILIEFTEKLLSKVPKALRTGRVNFTSSGTETVELAISLARAYTGRPIIISYHDSHHGFIGTPYQVSGDPRIKSTWPAKISDIIHIPYPKCYRCPFKLHYSDCDLLCLDYLHNTLETVVLPDQVAALLFEPILVNGGMYVPPKKYMEGIVKLCRDNGILLIMDEVYTGIGKSGKFLTMEHWNITPEILCIGKAIGGGFPLSAVVTKREVTDETFGGVRFTGTFSGNLVACSTGLATLNYLEEKQLDVNAMEVGNYLMESLKDISEEKKRIGDIRGMGLLIGIDLVEDKDSKVADGSYATIIEKKALENGLIIRRVGRYRNVLALTPPLILNKTQADEALAIFAKIID; translated from the coding sequence ATGACTGAAAAAAAGCAGCTTTCAAAGAGAATAATATCAATTCCTGGGCCTAAGACTCAATCATGGATTAAACGGTATTATGATGTTTTTGGAAGCCACTCTAATATATCAATAGAGAGTGCAGAAGGGTGCACTTTTCAAGATGTTGATGGAAATAGATTTCTTGTTCTAGCAAATTCAACAGATATAGCGGGATATTCTAACCACAAGATACTTGGAGCTGCAGAAAAACAGTTGAAAAAAAACATTTCCCGGGCAGCTGGTTCACCTATCTTAATCGAGTTTACAGAAAAACTACTCAGTAAAGTTCCTAAAGCACTACGTACCGGGAGAGTCAACTTTACTTCAAGTGGAACTGAAACTGTTGAGTTGGCCATATCATTGGCTAGAGCCTATACTGGAAGGCCAATAATTATTAGCTACCACGATTCCCATCACGGTTTCATAGGAACGCCCTATCAAGTAAGTGGTGATCCAAGGATTAAGAGTACGTGGCCAGCTAAAATATCGGATATTATTCATATACCTTATCCAAAATGTTACCGCTGTCCCTTTAAACTACATTACTCAGATTGTGATCTGTTATGTCTAGATTATTTACATAACACCTTAGAGACTGTCGTCCTACCTGATCAGGTCGCTGCCCTGCTGTTCGAGCCGATACTTGTGAATGGAGGCATGTATGTACCCCCAAAGAAGTACATGGAAGGAATTGTGAAATTGTGCAGGGATAACGGCATTTTACTGATAATGGATGAGGTTTATACAGGTATTGGAAAAAGCGGAAAATTCCTTACAATGGAACACTGGAATATCACCCCTGAAATATTGTGCATTGGAAAAGCCATTGGGGGCGGATTTCCATTATCGGCCGTAGTGACAAAACGAGAGGTCACTGATGAAACCTTTGGGGGCGTCAGATTCACAGGGACTTTCTCAGGTAACTTAGTTGCGTGTTCAACTGGGCTTGCCACATTAAATTACCTAGAGGAGAAACAGCTGGATGTGAATGCTATGGAAGTTGGGAATTATTTAATGGAATCATTAAAGGATATTAGCGAGGAAAAAAAACGCATAGGGGATATCAGAGGTATGGGGTTGTTAATAGGAATAGATTTGGTTGAGGATAAAGATAGTAAGGTAGCGGATGGTTCATATGCAACTATTATTGAGAAGAAAGCTCTTGAAAACGGTTTGATCATCCGAAGGGTTGGTCGATATAGAAACGTATTGGCGTTAACCCCCCCATTGATATTAAATAAGACCCAAGCGGATGAAGCGTTGGCTATATTTGCCAAAATAATAGATTAA
- the albA gene encoding DNA-binding protein Alba: protein MSDRNIVYIGNKPIMNYCLAVLSSLQGDGSTVHLKARGRAISSAVDVAEVTKNRFLNDLTVDNIEIGTEELENQEGQKRNVSTITITLKKG, encoded by the coding sequence ATGTCCGACAGGAACATCGTCTATATCGGGAATAAGCCTATCATGAACTACTGTCTCGCGGTCCTAAGTTCTCTTCAGGGTGACGGGAGCACAGTACATTTGAAGGCCAGGGGACGTGCTATAAGCTCCGCAGTTGACGTAGCTGAAGTCACAAAGAACAGATTCTTGAACGACCTCACAGTCGACAACATAGAAATTGGCACAGAAGAACTTGAGAATCAAGAAGGCCAGAAGCGGAACGTAAGCACCATAACCATAACCCTAAAGAAAGGCTAG
- a CDS encoding SIS domain-containing protein: MSIVKKVSSWFLTEIDGVIQSIDDSEIETIINTLLSHKDYKILLIGSGRSGFVGQAFALRLMHLGFNVYVSGETITPALTGEDLVVALSGSGTTTTVVAQAEVAESIGSKVIAVTSHLDSPLASIAHKVVQVKGRTKIDQIFDYDRSQITGEHNNAPLGTMFELSCMIFLDSIIAELIQRLGVSEVDLRKRHANAE, translated from the coding sequence ATGAGTATCGTCAAGAAAGTATCGTCGTGGTTCCTCACAGAAATTGATGGTGTCATCCAATCCATAGATGACTCCGAGATAGAGACCATAATCAACACGTTGCTGAGTCATAAAGACTATAAGATCCTGCTGATTGGCTCCGGGCGAAGCGGATTTGTGGGACAGGCTTTCGCCTTGCGTTTAATGCATCTGGGATTCAATGTCTACGTAAGCGGGGAGACGATAACACCAGCTCTAACAGGAGAAGACTTGGTTGTGGCATTGTCTGGATCAGGCACCACCACAACCGTAGTGGCTCAGGCTGAGGTCGCGGAAAGTATTGGCTCAAAGGTCATTGCAGTCACTTCCCATCTTGATTCTCCTCTCGCAAGCATTGCCCATAAAGTGGTTCAGGTAAAGGGGAGGACAAAGATAGATCAGATATTCGATTACGACCGGAGTCAGATTACGGGGGAGCACAACAACGCCCCCCTGGGGACGATGTTTGAGCTCAGCTGCATGATCTTCCTGGACTCGATTATAGCCGAGCTGATACAGAGGCTAGGGGTCTCGGAGGTCGACCTCAGAAAGAGACACGCTAACGCGGAATAG